In Bradyrhizobium sp. 170, the DNA window GCGCTGCACGGTGCGCTGATCGCGGACTTCGCACCGGGCCATAGTCTGGTGCAGGCGCTGCAAAAAGGCGGCGTGAACCGGATCTATGTCCCGGACTGGCGCTCGGCCACGCCGGAAATGCGCTATCTCTCGATCGACAATTATCTGGCCGATCTCAATGTCGCGATCGACGAGATTGGCGCGCCGGTCGATCTTGTCGGCCTGTGTCAGGGCGGATGGCTATCGCTGGTCTATGCCGCCCGTTTTCCCGGCAAGGTGCGGCGGCTCGTGCTCGCCGGCGCGCCTGTCGATATCTCCACGCCGTCAGAACTCTCGAAGATGGTGGCCGCACTTCCGCATCAGGCCTTCGAGCAGATGGTGCAGCAGGGCGATGGCCTCGTCAGCGGCGAGCACATGCTTAAGCTCTGGAACATTCCGTTCAGCCAGCATGACGTGGAAGCCGTGCTGCAAAGGAATCTCGGCGATGGATCGGATGAGGCGCAGATGCTGCTGGATCGTTTCGAACGCTGGGATCGCGCGACGCTGGACCTGCCGGGGACCTATTATCTCGAGGTGACCGAGCAGGTTTTCCGGCAAAACCTGATCGCTAAAGGCCGCTTCGTCGCGCTCGGCCGCAGGATCGATCTCACTGAAGTACGCGTGCCGGCTTTCCTGTTGGCCGGAGCGGACGACATCGTCGTTCCGCGCGATCAGGCGTTCGCCACGGCAGCGTTATTGGGCACGCGGCCGGCGTGGCTGGAACGGGCCTGCGAGCCGTGCGGTCACCTCAGCCTTTTCATGGGACGCAAGGTCTTGAGCCATTCCTGGCGCCGGATCGCCCGCTGGCTCCAGGCCAACATCAGCGATGTTGCCGGCGCAAAAATCCGCGCGTGAGATGCAAATGAAAATGCCCCGGATAGCGTTTGCAATCCGGGGCAGCTAGATGCCTTGCTACGGTAGGCCTTACTTGGCCGCGACCACCATGATCTCGACATTGTACTGCGGCGCGGCGAGCTTCGCCTCAACGGTGGCGCGCGCCGGCGTGTTGCCGGCCGATACCCACCCGTCCCACGCCGCGTTCATTTCGGGAAACGTCTTCATGTCGGTGATGTAGATCGTGGCGGACAAGAGCTTCGACTTGTCGGTGCCAGCCTTGGCGAGATGGCCGTCGATGATTGCGAGGATGTCTTGCGTCTGCTCGGTCACGCTCTTACCGGCCGCCTTGCCGGCGACGACGCCCGCGAGATAGACGGTGTTGCCGTGGACGACGACCTGGCTCATGCGAGGTCCGGTTTCGAAGCGCTGGATGGTCATGTTGTTCTCCTGATTAGGGGCGGCGGTTTCTTAGCGCGCTCACGCCTCGAGGACTACTGCGTTATTTGCATCGAACCTCGGCATAGGCGAGCGGAAGCGACGCCGTCCTTCAGGCGGCTATGCCAGGCCTTGACGGGAAGGCGTTTCACCCCGCCGCCTTAGCCGCCGCGCGTCCCGCGTTTCGCCCTGAGAACAGGCAGCCGCCAAGGAAGGTGCCTTCCAGCGAACGGTAGCCGTGCACGCCGCCGCCGCCGAAGCCGGCGGCTTCGCCTGCGGCATAAAGTCCCCGGATGATCTCGCCGCTCGTGCCGAACACGCGCGAGTCGAGATCGGTCTCGAAGCCGCCCAGCGTCTTCCGCGTCAGGATGTTGAGCTTGACCGCGATCAGTGGGCCGTGGTCGGGATCGAGGATACGATGCGGCTTTGCCGTGCGGATCAGTCTGTCGCCGATGTAGCGCCGCGCATTGTGCAGGTTCATCACCTGCGCGTCCTTGACGTAAGGGTTTGACATCTCGCGGTCGCGCGCCTCGATCTGCGCCTTGATGTGATCGTGCTGGAGCAGATTGTCGCCGGACAGCGCGTTCATCGCGCTGACGAGGTCGGCGAGATTGTCGCGCACGATGAAGTCGGCGCCGTTCTTCTTGAACGCCTCCACCGGCGCGGGCGCCCCCTTGTTGGTGGCGCGCTTGATCGTCATGCGCCAGCTCTTGCCCGTGAGGTCGGGATTCTGTTCGGAGCCGGAGAGCGCAAACTCTTTCTTGATGATGCTCTGGGTCAGGATGAACCAGGAATAATCGTAGCCGGTCGACATGATGTGGTGCAGCTGGCCGAGCGTGTCCGAGCCCGGGAACAGCGGCGCGGGCAGGCGTTTTCCGCTCGCGTCGAACCACATCGAGGACGGGCCGGGCAGGATGCGGATGCCGTGGCGCGGCCAGATCGGATTCCAGTTTCGGATGCCCTCGACGTAATGCCACATCCGGTCGCGGTTGATCAGCCGCGCGCCGGCGGCCTCGGTGATGCCGATCATGCGGCCGTCGACATGTTCGGGCACGCCGGAGATCATGAATTTCGGCGGCTCGCCCAGGCGCTTCGGCCAGTTCTGCCGGACCATGTCGTGATTGCCGCCGATGCCGCCGGAGGCGACGACCACGGCCTGCGCGCGCAGCGTAAAATCGCCGATCACCTTGCGCGATGAACTCTTGCCGCGCTCGACGCTGTCAGGTTCGAGCACTGCCCCACTGATGCCCTCGACTGCGCCGTTCGTCATCACAAGTGTGTCGACGCGGTGGCGAAACTTGAACGTTAGTCGGCCAGCCTTCTCGGCCTCGCGCGCACGCCGCTCGAACGGCTCGACGATGCCGGGACCGGTACCCCATGTGACATGAAAGCGCGGCACCGAATTGCCGTGGCCCATCGCGTCATAGCCGCCGCGCTCGGCCCAGCCGACCACCGGAAAAATACGGTGGCCCATCGCGCGCAGCCAGTCGCGCTTTTCGCCGGCGGCGAACGCGACATAGGCTTCCGCCCAGCGCTTTGGCCAATGGTCATCGTCGCGGTCGAAGCCCGCGGTGCCCATCCAGTCCTGCAGCGCGAGATCGTGGGAATCCTTAATGCCGAGCCGGCGCTGCTCGGGAGAGTCCACCAGAAAGAGTCCGCCGAACGACCAAAAGGCTTGTCCGCCAAGGCTTTGCTCGCCTTCCTGGTCGACGACGATGACGCGCTTGCCGGCATCTGCGATTTCGGTTGCCGCGACCAGCCCCGCCAGTCCGGCGCCGACCACGATTACGTCTGTGACCTCAGTCATCGTTTCCTCCCCCGTGCCATTTATGATTCAAGCCCGCGTCCTTGCGCGCGGTCAACGGCAAATGGGTTCCTGTCTGTGACCGCGTTATCACGTCTGCAAGGTTGTTTGTTCCAGTTTGGGACCTATGCGCGCGGAGGGTGCAGCGGCCCGGCAACACTTAATTTGAATTTGATTTGAGCGGCCTTCGCTGCCTAGACAAAAACGCGATCTCAAACGACGCTACATTCCGTCTTGCATCACTAAGACGATCAGATTCGGTTTCGACATTCTTCGACTGGGGCTGGGATATGAAGCTGGTGACGGGGTTGCTTGCGGCGGTACTGCTGCTGGCGGGGGTAGGAGCGAGCCAGGCGGTGGTGCGGATTGCCGACGACCGCGGCGGCCGGATCGGCACCTATGTCGACAAGTACCAGGGCCTGCGCACCTCAGGCGAAACCGTGATCATCGACGGCCTGTGCGCCTCGGCCTGCACCATCGTGCTCGGCGCGGTTCCCCATGACCGGATTTGCGTCACCTCGCACGCCAATCTCGGCTTCCATGCCGCCTGGGATTTCGGCTCCAACGGCCGCGCCGTCACCAACGCCGAAGCCACCCACATGCTGTATTCGATGTATCCGCCAGCGGTCCGGAAGTGGATTGCGGCGCGCGGCGGCCTGACCCAGCGCATGATCTTCCTGCGCGGCAAGCAGCTGCAGTCGATGTACAAGCCCTGCTACCTCGACGCGCAAGCCTCCACCAACAAGCCGGCATCGCGCTGAACGCGGGCGGCCGTTTCGCCGAAAGTGACGTGGTGGCCGGCCTTGTCCCGGCCATTTACTTTTCGTGCACCTCTCGCCCAACTTGCCCCTCCGCATGACGTGATGTCGCGCACGGCCATTCCGCTTGCCTGCCCCGGGAACTGGCCCTATCTGAAACGCATGGCTCAGCCAGTTTCCACCGACCAAGGCATGATGACCCCCGCTCGCCCGCAGGGCAGGGTGGCGTCCATGATCGTTTGGAGCGCAGCCACCCTAGGTGCGCTGGTCGTGCTCGGCGCGGCGGCATTGTGGTTCCATTACGGCACCGCGGTGTTTTTCGAGATGATCGCCGCCGGCATCTCGGCTTGCTTCTGATACGGCGAAAAAGGAAATCGACGATGGACCGGACGATCCGCCCGCTGGTGATTATCGCTGCCTTCGCCGCGAGCCTGCTGGTCGGGCTGGTGATCATGCTGTGGGCGATGGGCGGCTTGCGCACCGTGACCGCGCCGGCGGCGATCGGCGGTCCGTTTCAACTGACCGACCAGGCCGGACAGGCCGTCACCGAGCAGAATTTGAAGGGCAAGCCGACGCTGATCTTCTTCGGCTTCACCCATTGCCCGGATGTTTGCCCGACCTCGCTGTTCGAGATTTCCGAGGTGCTGAAGGCGATGGGCACGGACGCCGATCGCGTCAACGCCTGGTTCGTTTCGGTCGATCCCGAGCGCGACACGGCCGCCGCGATGAAGGATTATCTCTCCAGCTTCGATCCGCATTTGAAGGGGCTGACCGGCGAGCCTGCGGCGGTGGCCAAGGTGATTTCGGCCTACCGGGTCTATGCCAGGAAAGTCCCGCTCAAGGACGGCGACTACACCATGGACCATACCGCGCTGATCTATCTGATGGACCGCGACGGCAATTTCGTAGCGCCCTTCAACTTGAAACGGACGCCGGCGGAAGCCGCCAAGGATTTGAAACGCTACCTTTGAGCCGGCAAGGCCGGCCAAAAGCTGTAAAACGGCCCTCGCATCGTGGGCCGGATGGTCTATAAGGCCATGAAATTCCGCAAGCATTGCCGAAGATGCCATATCTTAACGCCTCGTTAACCAATGCAAGACTGCATCGCACCGTCGGCGCCTGGCTGGCCCGGTTGTTGATCGCTTCCGCGTTGATGGCTGTTGGCGGTGCTGCGGCGCAGGCGCAAACCCAGCCCCGCCCGGCGGTCGAGGCGGCCCCGCAGGCGGTGCCCGGCTTCTGGGACCCGCGGCGGCGTCCGGACCGGCCGGACATGTCGCGCCTCACCGTGATCCGGTTCCTGACCGAGACCGACTACCCGCCGTTCAACTTCACCGGTCCCGACGGCAATCCCGCCGGCTTCAATGTCGATCTGGCGCGCGCGCTCTGCGACGAGATCAAGATCAGCTGCACCGTCCAGATGCGCCGGTTCGAGACGCTGGTCGATGCGATATCAAGCAATCGCGGCGATGCCATCATCGCCTCCATGGCGGTGACGCCGGCCCTGCGCGCCAGGCTCGATTTCACCGATCCCTATTACCGCGCACCGGCGCGCTTCGTGTCGCGGCGCGACGCTGTCATGCCGGAGGTCCGCCCTGAATATCTCGAAGGCAAGAAGGTCGGCGTCATCGCCGGCACCTCGCACGAGGCCTATCTGAAGGCGATGTTCACCGACGCCGAGATCAAGTCCTATCCCAATGACGACGCGCTGCGGCTGGCGCTTCGGCGGAGCGAGGTCGATTTCATCTTCGGCGACGCGATCTCGCTGGCGTTCTGGATCAACGGCACCGATTCGGCCGATTGCTGCGCGTTCTCGGGCGGGCCCTTTGTCGAGAGCCGCTATTTCGGCGAAGGCATCGGCATCGCCGTCCGCAAGGGCAACGATCTGCTGCGGACGTCGCTGAACTGGGCGCTGTTCAGGATTTGGGAAAAAGGCCGCTTCACCGATCTGTGGCTGCGGTATTTTTCCATCAGTCCGTTCTAGGAGATACTTCGCAGGGTGGGCAAAGCGAAGCGTGCCCACCATTCGAGGCGCAGATCGGCGAGAGATGGTGGGCACGGCGCAAGCGCCTTTGCGCACCCTACGGCGTTTCGCCAGCAGTTGCTCGTCATTGCGAGCGAAGCGAAGCAATCCACACTTCCTTCGTTGCCCCATGGATTGCTTCGCTTCGCTCGCAATGACGGTTATAACCGGCCGTTTCCTGGCCTCCGGAGAGCCTCTTAGATGTCCGTCATCGACCTTGCTTTTAGCCCGAGCGATTTGCGCGCGCTCGCCGAACAATCCAACGCCTGGCCGTTCGAGCAGGCCAAGGCGATTGTCGCGCGGCTGAAGAAAAGCCCGAAGGACGAGGTGCTGTTCGAGACCGGTTACGGTCCGTCGGGCCTGCCGCATATCGGCACGTTCGGCGAGGTCGCGCGCACCTCGATGGTGCGTCACGCCTTCCGCGTGCTCACCGAGGACAAGATCAAGACGCGGCTGCTCGCCTTCTCCGACGACATGGACGGGCTGCGCAAGGTGCCCGACAATGTGCCGAACAAGGAGCTGCTGGAAGCCAATCTCGGCAAGCCGCTGACCAGGGTGCCCGATCCATTCGGCACCCATCCAAGCTTCGGCCAGCACAACAACGCGCGGCTGCGCGCCTTCCTTGATCAGTTCGGATTCGACTACGAATTCGCGAGCGCGACCGACTACTACGCCTCGGGCAAGTTCGACGCGGCGCTGATGCGCATGCTGGAGCGGATCGAGAAGGTGATGGCGATCATGCTGCCGTCATTGCGCGAGGAGCGCGCGGCCAGCTATTCGCCGTTCTTGCCGATCTGCCCGCGCACCGGCC includes these proteins:
- a CDS encoding alpha/beta fold hydrolase encodes the protein MRLREFSRKGSTQPPVVVCAPYALHGALIADFAPGHSLVQALQKGGVNRIYVPDWRSATPEMRYLSIDNYLADLNVAIDEIGAPVDLVGLCQGGWLSLVYAARFPGKVRRLVLAGAPVDISTPSELSKMVAALPHQAFEQMVQQGDGLVSGEHMLKLWNIPFSQHDVEAVLQRNLGDGSDEAQMLLDRFERWDRATLDLPGTYYLEVTEQVFRQNLIAKGRFVALGRRIDLTEVRVPAFLLAGADDIVVPRDQAFATAALLGTRPAWLERACEPCGHLSLFMGRKVLSHSWRRIARWLQANISDVAGAKIRA
- a CDS encoding RidA family protein; the protein is MTIQRFETGPRMSQVVVHGNTVYLAGVVAGKAAGKSVTEQTQDILAIIDGHLAKAGTDKSKLLSATIYITDMKTFPEMNAAWDGWVSAGNTPARATVEAKLAAPQYNVEIMVVAAK
- a CDS encoding FAD-binding dehydrogenase: MTEVTDVIVVGAGLAGLVAATEIADAGKRVIVVDQEGEQSLGGQAFWSFGGLFLVDSPEQRRLGIKDSHDLALQDWMGTAGFDRDDDHWPKRWAEAYVAFAAGEKRDWLRAMGHRIFPVVGWAERGGYDAMGHGNSVPRFHVTWGTGPGIVEPFERRAREAEKAGRLTFKFRHRVDTLVMTNGAVEGISGAVLEPDSVERGKSSSRKVIGDFTLRAQAVVVASGGIGGNHDMVRQNWPKRLGEPPKFMISGVPEHVDGRMIGITEAAGARLINRDRMWHYVEGIRNWNPIWPRHGIRILPGPSSMWFDASGKRLPAPLFPGSDTLGQLHHIMSTGYDYSWFILTQSIIKKEFALSGSEQNPDLTGKSWRMTIKRATNKGAPAPVEAFKKNGADFIVRDNLADLVSAMNALSGDNLLQHDHIKAQIEARDREMSNPYVKDAQVMNLHNARRYIGDRLIRTAKPHRILDPDHGPLIAVKLNILTRKTLGGFETDLDSRVFGTSGEIIRGLYAAGEAAGFGGGGVHGYRSLEGTFLGGCLFSGRNAGRAAAKAAG
- a CDS encoding SCO family protein, with protein sequence MDRTIRPLVIIAAFAASLLVGLVIMLWAMGGLRTVTAPAAIGGPFQLTDQAGQAVTEQNLKGKPTLIFFGFTHCPDVCPTSLFEISEVLKAMGTDADRVNAWFVSVDPERDTAAAMKDYLSSFDPHLKGLTGEPAAVAKVISAYRVYARKVPLKDGDYTMDHTALIYLMDRDGNFVAPFNLKRTPAEAAKDLKRYL
- a CDS encoding transporter substrate-binding domain-containing protein — protein: MAVGGAAAQAQTQPRPAVEAAPQAVPGFWDPRRRPDRPDMSRLTVIRFLTETDYPPFNFTGPDGNPAGFNVDLARALCDEIKISCTVQMRRFETLVDAISSNRGDAIIASMAVTPALRARLDFTDPYYRAPARFVSRRDAVMPEVRPEYLEGKKVGVIAGTSHEAYLKAMFTDAEIKSYPNDDALRLALRRSEVDFIFGDAISLAFWINGTDSADCCAFSGGPFVESRYFGEGIGIAVRKGNDLLRTSLNWALFRIWEKGRFTDLWLRYFSISPF